The DNA window GATCTCCTGTTTGGCGATTCGGTCGACGCCGGACTCGTTCGCCGGGCCGCCCTCTTCGTCTGTGAGCGGCACGGTGACGACCTGACGGTTGAAGGTGTAGATCTCGTACTCGGGTTCGCCCGTCTCGAAGTTCGTGACCTGGATGACCGGCCGCGCGAGGTCCTCTTCGGTGAGACCGGCGGGGACCTTGACCTCCGTCCGGACGTCGTAGACGGTGTGAACCTCACCGGCTTCGATGTAGACGACGGTGTCGACGACCTGTGGGATCATCCCGAGTTCGACCCGACCCACGAGCCGCTGGAGGGCGTCGATCGCCCGAGTCGCGTGGACGACGCCGATCATGCCGACGCCCGCGAGGCGCATATCCGCGAAGACCTCGAAGTCGTCCGTTTTGCGGACCTCGTCGTAGATGGTGTAGTCCGGCCGAACCATCAATAACGCGTCGGCCGTGTTGGCCATCTCACCGGCCAGTTCGGTGTACTGAGTGATCTCGGGACCGACCTGCAGGTCCCGTGGTTTCTCCATCGTCTTGACGGAGTAGTCGTGATCCGAAATGTAGCGAGCGACCGCCTGCGCGAACGTCGACTTCCCGGCACCCGGCGCACCCGAGATGAGGACGCCGCGTTGGTGCTCAAGCAGGCGTTCTTTCAATTCGTCGGCTTTCTCGTAGTCCTCGATGTCGGTCTGGGCGATCGGACGGACGGCCGTGATCTCGATGCCGTCAGAGAAGGGGGGCCGACCGATCGCGATCCGGTAGTCCCGAAACTGAACGATCTTCATTCCCGGCTGGGAGAGTTCGATGAAGCCCTCGGACGATTCCTTGGCCCCGTCGACGACCTCGCGAGCGTACTCGTCCATGGTCGCCTCGTCGAGTGGTTCGTCGGCGATCGGTTCGTAGCGCATCTCGCCGAGTTCGCCGCGTTTGGCCTTCGGAACGGCACCCGCCCGAAGGTGGAGGCTCATCGTCTGGTCGTCGAAGTAGCTCTCGACGGTGAGCGTCCCGACCTCTCTCACTTCCGGAGAGACGCGCTCGACTTCGAGCCCCTTGGCGCGAGCGACTTCGGCCTGAACGACGTCGCTGGTCATGAACGTCGCCTCGAGTTCCTCTGCGAGGTCGCGAATCAACGCGTCGATCTCGCCTTCGGAGGCGTGACCGCGCTCGATGGCGTTGGGCCGCTCGCCGACGTACTCGAGGTCGATCTCGCCCTCGTCAGCGAGGTCGGCGAGTCGCTGAAGCTCCTCGAGACCGTCCCAGCCGCTATCGATCCCGTCGTTTGCCTGCGCCTCGAGTTCTGCGACGACGGCTTCCGGCACCGATATCGTCGCTCCCTCGAACTGCCCGTCCTCGATCGTCGCCGAGACGCGGCCGTCGATGACCACGCTCGTATCCGGCACGACGTGCATACGCTAGCTGGTCGACGGACACGTATAAGCGTGTCCCACCGGGGAACGGCGCTTTTCGGCCCTCCGACGGCGTGTGTGGCGGGCACACGATTCGGGTGATCGACCGGGAAGAGAGTCACCCTCGAGTGATGGTCATCCGAAGTGTCGAATTATATATCCACGTGTAGTGCGAACGAGTGTCTCGATGAGTGAGTTTACGACACCGGCGTTCGGGACGACGACCGGCGCACAGGCGTACGAATTCCTCGATACGACCTCGTTCGTCCGGGTCCCCAGCGAGGCGACGGACGGACACCACTCCGTCGTCGAAATGCGACTTCGGGAGGGCCACGCCCCGCCGATGCACGTCCACGAGCGAGCGGACGAGGTCATTCACGTCGTCGACGGCGAACTCGAGGCGCACACCCCAGACGGGGTAATTGTCGTGGCTGCAGGCGGTTCGATCGTCTTCCCGCGAGGTGAGGAACACTCACTCGTCGCTCGAGAAGAGACGACGATCGTCACGTCGGCGACGCCGGGAGGATTCGACGAGTTCGTGAAGACGGCGGGCGAGCCGACGGACGACGAGTCGGTTCCGAGCCGGCCGCCGGATGAGGACGCAATCGATCGAGTGATGGAAGCGGCTCCGGTGCACGGAATCGACATCGTCGGACCGCCGCCGGGTGGCTCTCAGTAACCGACGGTATCACTCTTTGAAAATCGAGTTCTCGGATCCTTCCTCGACGAGTTCGCCGTCGATTTCGATCGCACCCGTTCCGTAAACCGTGACGGTGTGGTCCGGGACGCGAAACGTGAGTTCCCACTCGGGTTGCTTGGAGGTCATCAACAGTTCGAGCGCCTCGGTGTTGATACAATTGTACAGGGAGTACTCGAGTTCGTGGGGCTCGACGCCCTCGATTTCGGCGAGCACTCGCGCGACTCGCAACGAGACGCTGGTCGATTCAGGTCCCACGCGATACCTCCCGAAGACGGTTGCAGTCGACGATGAGGTGGTGTGGCAGCCCGTCGTGGTCGTGAATCGCTTCGATGACCACCGCCGCGTCCTCGAACGACGACCCGCGAGCGACCCGAAACGGCTCGTGCTCCCACGCAACGAAGTCGTGTTCTGCAAGCACCGGGAGGTGTCGGTGAACCAGTTCCGTCTGGAGTGCGCCCTCGTCGTCCGACTGGTCAGTCATCGCCGCTGCGGGGAGTGAGACGGACGCGTCCGCCGGGGCCTCGAGGAGCGCTTCGATGATCTCTCGACGCGGGGTTTCAGAGACTGCCCGGAAGATCCGCCGCCATTGTTGTTGTGAGTCCGCCACCATGGTCACTCGATAGTAAAGAGTCCCGCTCAAATAAAATCACGGTCTCAGAAGCCCTGAAGCTATCGATTGCGAGCGATGTTCAATCGCGCTGTCGGTCCACCCGAGGCGACACTCCAGTCCATCAGCGAACGGAGCACCTCACTCGACCAGCAACCCGCCGTTGACGGGGGTTCGCGTGCCGGTGACGAACGAGGCGTCGTCGCTGGCGAAAAGGGCGACCGTTCGCGCGACGTCTCGTGGCTCGGCGAGGTCACCCATCGGCGTCTCGGCGATCAACTGGTCTTCGAACTGTTCGAGAACGTCCGCACTGGCTTCCGTGCGGACGGGTCCCGGCGAGATGACGTTCGCAACGACGCCTTCCGACGCGAGTTCGGTCGCAACCGACCGAGCCAACCCGTTGAGCGCCGACTTCGCCACCACGTGGGAGCTGAACCCGGGCCTGACGGTTCGCGTCGCCTCGCTCGAGACGTAGACGATTCGACCGTATTCGTGCTCGAGCATGCCCGGTGTGACGGCCTGCGTACAGTTGTATGCCGCGCGAATTTCACCCACGAGTTTGTCTCGGAATTCGTCCCAGGGGTGCTCGAGGAAAGGCGTTCTGGAAAAGGAGATGTTCGCGTTATTGACCAACACGTCGATAGTACCGAACGCCGATTCGGCAGTCGCGACCAGTTCGTCGACGGCGTCCGGATCGCGAACGTCCGCTTGGACGGCGATCGCCTCCCCGCCGGCGTCGGTGATCGAGTCGACAACTGCCTCGGCACGGTCCTCACTCGTGCGATAGTTGACGACGACGTCACCGCCTCGCTCGGCGAGTTCTTTGGCAGTCGCTGCACCGATGCCGCGGCTGCTGCCGGTGACGAGAATTGTTCGGTCGCTGAATTCGTCGTGAGTAGTGGTGTTTCGTGACACGAGAGACGACAGACGGTAATCGACGAAATATGTATCGACCGGAAATTGAGTGAAAGGAATTGTGGGCCGAACTTCCCAACTGATAGGAACTCACGACAGTCATTCACGGTGAGACTACGCAATCACAGTCAATGAATCCGACAGAAACGTTCGGGACTGGGGCACTCAACGACGCGTTCGACACGGCCGAACTCGTCGAGCGAATCGGACTCACCGAGGACGAACTCGCCTGGCGAAAACACTTCATCGGATTCGACGAGTCGGACGAGCGGCGACTCGCCGACCTCGAGCCCGTCGTCCGCGACAATCAGGACGCGATCGCCGACGATTTCTACGAAAATTTGCTCGGATACGAGGGGACTCGAAACGTCATCGAACGGTCGCCGAAGGGCGTAGAGGCGCTCAAACAGACCCAGCGGGCGTACCTCGTCTCGCTGTCGACCGGCGACTACGACCAGCAGTTCTTCGCGAACCGGGCGCGCATCGGCAAGCTTCACGAGCTGCTCGACATGCCGCTCAAACACTACATCGGCCAGTACGGCGTCTACTACGATCTCTTGCTCGAGCGGCTGAACGAACGAATCCAGCGGCAGGTGATCGAGGAGATCGAAACGTGGACGGCCGAGCGAGACGACGATGGCGGAGCGCTCGGTGGACTCGCCGGTGCGCTCGGCTTCCGTGGCGACGAATCCGACGCAGACGGCCTCGAGGCGAGTTTCGAGGAGACCGTCAGAGACGCGATCGACGACGGCATGCACGACGTGCTCTCGCTGTTGCGCATCATCAATCTCGACGTCCAGATCGCGACCGAGACGTACGTCGACTCGGCCGCCCAGGACCTCGAGGAGTCGATCGCCCGCCGGCAACGACTGGCTCGAGAGGTCGAGACGGACGTGCAGGCCCCGATCGAGGAACTCCACGACGCCGGCGAGGAAATCGCGTCCCGGGCCGAGGCGATCAGCACGCACACCGATCGACAGGCCGACGAAGCGACCGACGCGGCCGCCGAACTGGGCGAACTGAGCGCCGCAATCGAGGAGGTTGCCAGCGTCACCGACGCCGTCAGCGCCGAGAGCGAGCGGACCGAACGCCTCGCTGCTGACGGTACGTCGGCGGCCACCGACGCGATCGACGATCTCGAGAAGATCGACGAGGCCGCCGAGACGGTCTCCCAATCGGTCGACGAACTCGCAGCTCGTACCGACGAAATCGAGACGGTGCTCGAGCGACTCGAGGACGTCGCCGACCGAACGAGCGTGCTCGCGAAGAACGCGAAGATCGAAGCGACGCGCACGAGAGGCGACAACGCGCAAACGATGAGCGTCATCGCGGAGGAAGTCGACTCCTTCGCCGAACAGACCAGACGCGACCTCGAGCGGGTCGAAGACGCGCTGGAAGGCGTCCGCGAGGCGGCCGCCGACACGGTCGATGCGACCGACGCGACCGTCGAGCGAATCGACGACGGGACGACCCGAATACGGGCCACGATGGAGTCGTTTGACGAGATCCACGCGGCGGCGCGAACGACGGCGGCACGGATGGACGACGTTGCAACGGCGACGGACCAGCAGGCGCACAACGTCCAGTCGGCCGCGGCGACCGTCGAATCGATCGCCGAGACGGCCGGCGACGTGTCCGGCGCGGCGCAGTCCGTCGCGGCCGCGAGCCAAGAACAGACGGCCAGCCTCGAGTCGGTGAGCGAAACAGTCGCTCGACTCACGACGGTCGAGACAGATGCCGACGTCCCCGTATACGAGCGACTCGAGTGAGAGTAACCGGTGCAATCAACCCCGTCGACGAGAAAGGCACGCGTATGAGCGTCGTCGAACTCACCCGTGAACTCGTCTCCATCCCCAGTCACGAGGACGAAACGGCCGCGGGCGACGTCATCGAGTCGTGGCTCCGGGAGGAAACCACCGCGACGGTTCGCCGGGACGAGGCCGGAAACGTGATCGCTCGAGCGGGACCGACCGGGTCCCAGAGGGAGTCCGTCGACACGCTGGCACTCGTCGGCCACCACGATGTGGTCGACCCAGCCGAATCACAGGTCGACGGCGGCGAGTACGTCGTCGAAGCACGAGACGGCCGACTCTACGGGCGTGGCACGGCCGATATGAAGGGAGCCATCGCGGCCGCAATGCTCGCCTTTCGTGACGCGACGGCAGCGACCGACGTCGAAGCGGCGACGGGCGAACTCGTCTTCGTGAGTTTCGTCGGCGAGGAGGTCGGCGGCGTCGGTGCTCGCCACGCCATCGACCGCGGATTCACACCCGAGTACGCTATCGTCGGCGAGGGATCGACGGGCTACTCGAGTCCGGACGTGACCGACGTCGCCGTGGCGCACAAAGGTCGTCGCGGAAGCACGATCACGGCTGTCGGTGAAGCCGCCCACGCCAGCGAAGTCGGGGCCGGCGAGAACGCGATTTACCGGGCGACCGACGCCGTCGACCGAATTCGAGAACTCGAGGTCCCCTCGGTCACCGCGGCGGGCGAGACGCTCGCGGGGAGCCTCGTCGTCACGGAAATCGAGGGCGGAACGGCGATGAACGTCGTTCCCGACCGGTGTGAGCTCACGATCGACGAACGAACGGTTCCGGGTGAACGCGTCGCCCTCGAGCGAGTGGCGGCACTCGAAGGTCTCGAGTGGACCGTCGATCAGGACCTGCCGCCGATGCGCTGTGGGGACGACACGTTCGCCGAGCGCGTCCTCGAGGCAGCCGCGAGCGTCCAGTCGGGGTCGCC is part of the Natronorubrum sediminis genome and encodes:
- a CDS encoding PINc/VapC family ATPase, giving the protein MHVVPDTSVVIDGRVSATIEDGQFEGATISVPEAVVAELEAQANDGIDSGWDGLEELQRLADLADEGEIDLEYVGERPNAIERGHASEGEIDALIRDLAEELEATFMTSDVVQAEVARAKGLEVERVSPEVREVGTLTVESYFDDQTMSLHLRAGAVPKAKRGELGEMRYEPIADEPLDEATMDEYAREVVDGAKESSEGFIELSQPGMKIVQFRDYRIAIGRPPFSDGIEITAVRPIAQTDIEDYEKADELKERLLEHQRGVLISGAPGAGKSTFAQAVARYISDHDYSVKTMEKPRDLQVGPEITQYTELAGEMANTADALLMVRPDYTIYDEVRKTDDFEVFADMRLAGVGMIGVVHATRAIDALQRLVGRVELGMIPQVVDTVVYIEAGEVHTVYDVRTEVKVPAGLTEEDLARPVIQVTNFETGEPEYEIYTFNRQVVTVPLTDEEGGPANESGVDRIAKQEIEREIRSIAQGYVDVELKSQDTAVVYVEDDDISSVIGKGGGRISDVENRLGIDIDVRTHDENPNYGAPSGGGASADGGAGGGQAAGQMVTPEITSRHIVVPVDGNHGETVEVQAGGDYLFTATVSRGGEIQVSRGSAIADELEQAVDRKDPITVVPS
- a CDS encoding cupin domain-containing protein encodes the protein MSEFTTPAFGTTTGAQAYEFLDTTSFVRVPSEATDGHHSVVEMRLREGHAPPMHVHERADEVIHVVDGELEAHTPDGVIVVAAGGSIVFPRGEEHSLVAREETTIVTSATPGGFDEFVKTAGEPTDDESVPSRPPDEDAIDRVMEAAPVHGIDIVGPPPGGSQ
- a CDS encoding HalOD1 output domain-containing protein, producing MGPESTSVSLRVARVLAEIEGVEPHELEYSLYNCINTEALELLMTSKQPEWELTFRVPDHTVTVYGTGAIEIDGELVEEGSENSIFKE
- a CDS encoding M20 family metallopeptidase, with translation MSVVELTRELVSIPSHEDETAAGDVIESWLREETTATVRRDEAGNVIARAGPTGSQRESVDTLALVGHHDVVDPAESQVDGGEYVVEARDGRLYGRGTADMKGAIAAAMLAFRDATAATDVEAATGELVFVSFVGEEVGGVGARHAIDRGFTPEYAIVGEGSTGYSSPDVTDVAVAHKGRRGSTITAVGEAAHASEVGAGENAIYRATDAVDRIRELEVPSVTAAGETLAGSLVVTEIEGGTAMNVVPDRCELTIDERTVPGERVALERVAALEGLEWTVDQDLPPMRCGDDTFAERVLEAAASVQSGSPELVTKPHATDAGWLSAAGTECVIYGAAEPGEAHTEDESASIDVLERCRETYRRVSNAWLE
- a CDS encoding globin-coupled sensor protein; its protein translation is MNPTETFGTGALNDAFDTAELVERIGLTEDELAWRKHFIGFDESDERRLADLEPVVRDNQDAIADDFYENLLGYEGTRNVIERSPKGVEALKQTQRAYLVSLSTGDYDQQFFANRARIGKLHELLDMPLKHYIGQYGVYYDLLLERLNERIQRQVIEEIETWTAERDDDGGALGGLAGALGFRGDESDADGLEASFEETVRDAIDDGMHDVLSLLRIINLDVQIATETYVDSAAQDLEESIARRQRLAREVETDVQAPIEELHDAGEEIASRAEAISTHTDRQADEATDAAAELGELSAAIEEVASVTDAVSAESERTERLAADGTSAATDAIDDLEKIDEAAETVSQSVDELAARTDEIETVLERLEDVADRTSVLAKNAKIEATRTRGDNAQTMSVIAEEVDSFAEQTRRDLERVEDALEGVREAAADTVDATDATVERIDDGTTRIRATMESFDEIHAAARTTAARMDDVATATDQQAHNVQSAAATVESIAETAGDVSGAAQSVAAASQEQTASLESVSETVARLTTVETDADVPVYERLE
- a CDS encoding SDR family NAD(P)-dependent oxidoreductase, translated to MSRNTTTHDEFSDRTILVTGSSRGIGAATAKELAERGGDVVVNYRTSEDRAEAVVDSITDAGGEAIAVQADVRDPDAVDELVATAESAFGTIDVLVNNANISFSRTPFLEHPWDEFRDKLVGEIRAAYNCTQAVTPGMLEHEYGRIVYVSSEATRTVRPGFSSHVVAKSALNGLARSVATELASEGVVANVISPGPVRTEASADVLEQFEDQLIAETPMGDLAEPRDVARTVALFASDDASFVTGTRTPVNGGLLVE